The Canis lupus familiaris isolate Mischka breed German Shepherd chromosome 36, alternate assembly UU_Cfam_GSD_1.0, whole genome shotgun sequence genome segment AGAATTTCATAGAATATGCATGCTAGCAAAAGCACAAAAAGACCACTTAAGCAAACTTAATGTACCAGCCACTGCAACTGGTAAGGTTTGATTTAACACACAGTAATATTAATTTGattgatttaaatttatttctttttgattggaaaaatatttctaaatgcttATTAAGTGCTAAGGATCGCAGTTTGTGCCTCCTACCACTTATAATGGGTAAGTGCTATCTAAGTTCTGTACTGTATTACGTTATCTAATGATTGGCCTTCTCTCTTTATTGTTTGTGGGAGTATATAGAGTGAAATGAGTGATGTAATTACTAATCTTCTTAATGAGAAGTCCCACCTtggaaaaagtacaaaataaatataggaaatacCTCTCAAAGTCTTCAGTAGCTATTTGGGAGTTTAATTAAACATTAATTCATAAGTTAGTAAGCAACCTTGAAGCTGTACTACCAAATATGAGCTAAGTAAAATTATAACACCAGTTTTTTAACTTCTGCTTGAAAGTTGATTGAACGCTATGGatagatttttataatttgatttaagaagtaaacatttcacatttcatGAGGCCAGTTCTGTTGGAGATGCAAAGTACAAATTTTAgtataaaatataacttaaaatgaacatctgttttatagatgtgttagagtctgttttttaaaacctttacCCTTTCCTAAAACCCCAGACTGGGGTTTGCTTCAGTAGTTTCATATGAATAGCAAGGGTTTGAATCTGGCTACTAGGCACTTCTGTAAACAAAGGAAAGGTAAACtgatcatttaaaatgataaattctcCTTTACCCTTGTGATTTGAGATATTCTGCATACAATTCCCAAGAGATGTGATTTACAGTTTTCACTCTGAAAGATGTTGCAGCAGTGCTAATACCCCTTTAATTAAAGATCACTTTCCACTTCTAACAGCTCTTATATCTAGGCTACTTAGAAATCCTTTTACAGTGTAAATTCACTTTTTGCCTACtactaccattttattttcagaaaaggtACACAATGTGGTAGAGAAACAATACAATCTGTATAGATAgacatcatttatttcttttcctccctcccttctaccTCCCCCAAAATAACTGATTCTTTCAcctgaatttttgttattttcatgaGAAATTGTTCTTTTGTGTAGCCTAAAGGCACTAAGTACTTctgaagtaaaataattattttcatttaaaatgtactaGCTATAGAGATGTAGTGCATAGAATTCATCAACGTGATTTTTGTAACATCAGCATCTTATCAAAACATTGTAATGGTGATATATTCATTGTTATACAGAGAACCTACCCCATTATCAATGGCTTAAtactttgaccatttttaaattgcacAGGTCTAAATCTGAGTATGTATCTGTCAACTAGAACACTGAGTGTTTAACTTCAATTTCTTCCCCACCAAAACTGCTTCctaacattttttgtgtgtgttttatattaaatgtgtcataaataataatacaagattattcttgaaatattttagatCTGTTGTCCCAGCAACTTCGGTGAAGTTGTCCTGGGTCcagacaaaaaccaaaatattaagtattattcTGGTAGTAGtaggtcaaaaagaaaaagaaaggcattttgGAAAAAGATGCCTGTTCAGACTTTTTAAGGATGGAtgttatattgaataaaaatatcaagaagcTATTTCAAATGTGATTTGCATAATACAGCTGAAAAGAGTATATTTAGCGTTATTGTCCCCATGTTATTTTTTGTGAAAATTCAActtttagataaatatataattcatgGAAAATTGCTGGGTTGGTAGAAGTGTacattccctttttcttttttcttctcattcactTACAGCAATAGCCTTGAGAAGGGATAAAGATAAGTTGTATGGTTAAGCAAATGTGGCTTCATAAAAAGTATTATTTGATGCATAAAGGAGGATCTTTTTTCAGAGGAGATCAAGAGAGTAGAATATAGGATTGCAGATTACAAACAACCACAtcagatctttttcttttgtcagtaTACAAGGTAATTAAGCTAGAAGTAGTCTAAATGGACAGCCTGTACTTAAAATTTGGAAATCtaaaaatgtttctcattttgctttttttccttgcaaaaataaatgttcttgaaataaacaaaatagaaaagcaatttGCTCCACCTGATTATGTTTCTCAGTATAGTGTCAGAATGACAAGTGCTTTTAGGCACCTcgttaaaatctttttttttttttttttttgatagtaacTCATTGCTTAAACAGattaattcagaaaattattttaatgtggcTGAGGTATGCCCACTAgctatacaaaaacaaaatacctgcCTTTTTTTAGCTGTTTTGAGTTTTGTAGATTTTGTTCACAAGGGGAATAGATCaactactggggaaaaaaaattcagaacacATTTCTATCATTTTGGGGACTCTTCTGTATATATAGAAACCAGCATGCTTGATTTAGCATAATGGTTCAGAGCACAGGCTCTAGAATTAAGTTGCCTGGGTTCCAGTGCCAGATCTACCACTCATTGATTAGCCTTGGAAGTAACCTCTTCATGTCTCTGTTTCTTCACAAGTACAGTGGGGATAATATAGTGCCTACCATGTGATTATTTTAAGTAGGAAATGAATTAAGGCACAAACAATGGTATTAACAGTGCATGGCACATAGAAGTGCTATTATAATAGTTGTCATTAGCAGCAGCAGAAGCTTCTTCATCATCTCCCTGTTGTGCTTGTGAGGATCATTTTGATAAGCATTTCCTCCTCACATGTTATAGAATTTGGTTACCTCAACAGTTGATTTTCCTGATTTGATTTTTGCAGTTAGCAAATGTCACCTACAAAGAAAGTAGTATTTCCTAGAATTTCTAGCTACTGTTAAGTCTACTATCAGGAAAAAATGACTACAGTTAATGGACTTTAAGATACCTTCAAGGACAAAGAAATCCTGCCAGATAATTGAGCTTGGTCTCAATTGAGACCACTCCTAGTCAGAGACAAATTATCTAGCAAATGTACATTACTAGGCTCTGTTGGGAACAGAATACAAAttcatttagaatatatttattgagggcATACTATCTGCCAGGCACTAGATAGGGGACTCGGATTAAGTGGGAAACAAAACACAGTTGAAGATCTTAAGAAACCTGCTTTAATGGGAGACTATTCTGTCTCCCACTTGCAAATACAATGCAAAGTGTTTAACCCTCAAGGCCCAAGAGTTATGCCTAAACCAGTCTTGGGGAGCCAGGAGTGCTATCCAGAGAAATTAATGTCTACGCCAAGAAATGAGGGACAAATAAAGTTAGGTAAAGATTAGCAGAGAGGACACTTCAGGCAGTCTGCACAGTGTGTGCAAAGGCCCAAAGACAGGAGAACATGGCTATTTTGGAGAACTGTACAAAGTTCACCTCCATTATAGTTGTGGTGAAAGGTGAGACCGTGAAGAGGTGACCAGGGGCCAGACACGAACAGTTTTATATGACTTTTCTGAGGGGTGAAGCTTTGGAGAGCCATGAGAAGATTTTATTGGGAAGGTAACATGAccagatttgtattttagaaagaaaatagggaGCAATGTAGAGAATGGATTGGACATGATCTAAATTTAAAGGCAAAGAAGCAGTTCAGTACCATTAAGATAAGATGCTACGTACTAAAGAGAGGTAGTAGGTATATACGGAGGTAAACCAAAAAAGTTGGTTGCACTGTACTACCATCATGTCCAAGCAGAAAATACCTTCTGTCGGAATGTGCTGTGGCAAAAGATGGAAAGGTGTCATGAGACTGTAAAGACTAGAGAGAAAGGAACTGATATTTGTTAAGTGCCTACTAAGCCGGACAGACATTGTACAGGGTACTCTCTGTTTAAATTGGTGTCCTTGGGAAAGTCTCCTTTTGTGAAGGCACTTCTCTGAGGACCTTTTTAAagtgctgatttttaaaaatttctacctTTTGTCTGTTTAATGAAAATCACATATTACCAATCTCCAACCTTATGGTCTTCTTAGGTAAGATTGCAGAAGCACAATTTAGCTTTTTCTAATGTCTCGGGATCATCAACATGGAGAGTGTTTTGATCATTGTTTCTATGCATTGAGAAATGTAGCCCTTATTGGCACTATCCCAGACTATACTGTTTTCTGAGTTCTTAtatgtgcttttttgtttttcttgtctcctCTCATGCTTTTAGCTCTTGTTGATATCTATATCTGTCTTCAACAACTCCCATCCCTACCTTTTAATTTGCTGTTTCTAACCAGCTCCGAGCTAGGGAAATATCATCAAGCTTGttagaataaatctaaaaagagaaTAAGAGCAAAATGCATGTATCTGTGGGCCTTTTGGCTCTAATTCTGACTCAGAAGCTCTATTTACTTACTTTCTAGCTTTTGCCTGTGTCCTAGAGAGCTGAATTTGTTCTAGAGAGCTGAATTTGTTAGATAAGCAGCTTCCAGTTAAATGAGCTGCAGAGGCCATGGTATCTACCTGTATCTACCGACTAGTTTCAGAGGctatatataaaatgagagaattatGTATTCACATACAGTTTTCTGAACACGCATCccaaaatttcctccttcttGCCTCTGCTGTCTTctttctccccaacccccaccactaCTACTCCCTCACATGGATTACTGAGAGTACACAATGGCTAAATTGATTGGTGATATACTTTGTAACACAGTGGTATTAGGGGTAATAAATGGCCTGATTCATGTAGATTCTTAACctgtataatattatatatgcctagtaaggattttcctttttaacaacTTATTTGTCTAAGCAAGCTCACAGTTGCAGCTTCCATTACtgacaaaatgtttaaatgtatacACTACAAGCAAATGTTTTTTGAGCATAGAGCAGTATAACTGTGAACGAGATGCAAAGCTTACAGCAAAAGACCTAGGAAAAGACAAAGTAGTTTAACTGTGACTAATAAACTACATTCCAGTTCACCCACTAGAGACTGTTAATATTCCTGTGGAAGATGATAGCAAATGTAAAAAATCCTAGTTGCCTTCAGTTGCTATGAaaactaatagaaaaaataatattcatctgTCCAAAGCTCATTGAACATTCAGATTTTTAAGAATGATTGGAATGCAACTGTTTTCCTTTTGTGCTCTTTTCCCTGCAGAAACACAGTGCTCTCTTCCTATACAGTGTACGgataaaacagataaacaagaaGCGCTATTTAAGCCTCAGGCTAAAGATGATATAAATAGAGGTGCACAGTGCGTCACATCTGTCACACCGAGAGGACTGGGCCGAGATGAGGAAGATACCTCTTTTGAATCACTTTCTAAATTCAATGTCAAGTTTCCACCTACGGACAATGACTCTACTTTCTTACATAGTACTCCAGAAAGACCCAACATCCTTGGTCCTGTCGTAACTGAGACATCATGTCATGATAAATTTAATAAGGAGTTCAGAGACAACCCGGGAAACTTTGTTAAAACAGAAGaaactttatttcaaattcaGGGAATTGACCCCATAGCATCAGctatacaaaatcttaaaataactgacaaaacaaaaccctccaaTCTTGTAAACACGTGTATCAGGACATCTCTGGATAGAGTTCTGTGTTTGCCACCTGGAAACCATAATGcattatatgtaaatacattaCTACTTCAGGACCCATCTGATGTACCTTTTGCTTCATTTGATTCTCCGGGAAAAGCTATCCGAGGACCACAGCAGGTAACCGTTTTGCATTAACAAATATATTATGTGTGAACACACATTTTGCCATACATGCACAGATATGCATCCTTTTTAGGTTATCAGACATCCTGTTTTAAACTAATGACTAGCTACAGTTAAGGACTTTAATTAAAAAGCTAAGCCCTATAATAAATGTCATGAAATTTTAGAAGCTCAATATGGTTAAGCTCTATCATAAAGTACCTTAAAATGTAgggcacattttaaaatacatggtaGCTTTATCCATACCTAGTGTATGTCATTTTCTTAGTGCCTTATTCAAAGCTTTTTACTCAGCATCAGTGTTACAGTAGGATCCTTTGTTAAATTTCATACTGTGaaacaaatggcatttttttattgaaaagtttGTCATTTTCCTCTTTACAAGAATAGATGTTTTTCATAAGTAAATAATTGCATCATATACTCCTATTTATCAAAACAAGTAAACTGTCTTTCATCTAATACTTCCATTACATTCTCAGTTATACAGTACGTAGATCCGcagggtttggttttggtttctaatCTGGCAATGAACATGCAGcctaatatatttttcaaatagtctCTGCATATGTATGATTTTAATCAAACACTTCAATGTTTCTAAAGCTTGAAGACTACTTACAGCCCCCAGTCCATAGTTACTCTCTCATTTATCCAGGTTCTATCAGAGAATGAtgcttttagtttaaaaaaaaaaaaatgcctgaaagcaagtgaaaaatatataattgttacAGTAAGCAGAAGCTTGTGAAAATACACAATGGTGTAAATATCTATATAATTTGCACACATTTGTGTAATTTCTCTTTGCCTTgagatacttatttttaaaaatccaacaactTGATGAATAGCCTTTGCCTTTCTAAGTACTGGTATAGGTTACAGACTTCTAAATCAGCATACAAAGGAGGCAGTAGTCAAGCTGTGGTATATTTTGGTAGTGGGAAAAACTAGGCATCTCTGACAATAAGCTTTAATTATAAATTCACTTATGTTCTACATTGTGCCTTATTTCACATCATAGTCCCAGTATAGTTATtactaaatgaaacaaattaaacaaTTTCTTTTATTGCAAGTAGAATTCCTGTGGAGCTGTAAAGTGCATCAGTTCTAATGCttgttacttttttcccccattatatCTCTTGCTTGTTCTTTTACTAGTTAGTCTGTGCATTCATGTTTCAGTAGATGGCACCCTGCATTGTGCATTTGCTTTCTATGCTACAGCAAGGGAAACAGCTGGTATGTGATTACAACTTGATGGAAAAGTATTCAGCttaaaaaatgcagaagaatTGGTGTTGAGCTGTCACAAGACATGGGGCATAAGGTTAGATAATTGATATTTTggcagaaaaggcaaagaaattagTTTGTTTTGAAGGCCATGTTGCAGTTTAGGattgaaagaatatttcttaaaattttaagaacattttgccattttatttgtattaataaaaCTAGTATGATAAATACAAAATTCTTGAATTGTTGATAATGacaaagaagtgaaaaatttGGGTtacatatttcagatttttattttatatcaatcAC includes the following:
- the TANK gene encoding TRAF family member-associated NF-kappa-B activator isoform X2; the protein is MDKNIGEQLNKAYEAFRQACMDRDSAVRELQQKQTENYEQRIREQQEQLSLQQTIIDKLKSQLLLVNSSQDNSFGYVPLLEDSEARKNNLILDQPHDNVKSGIPREKELKVRRQEVSSPRKETSPRSLGIPLFHERAYIEKTFQDLKEEFHRICMLAKAQKDHLSKLNVPATATETQCSLPIQCTDKTDKQEALFKPQAKDDINRGAQCVTSVTPRGLGRDEEDTSFESLSKFNVKFPPTDNDSTFLHSTPERPNILGPVVTETSCHDKFNKEFRDNPGNFVKTEETLFQIQGIDPIASAIQNLKITDKTKPSNLVNTCIRTSLDRVLCLPPGNHNALYVNTLLLQDPSDVPFASFDSPGKAIRGPQQPIWKPFPNQDSDLSSVLGGRDSELPIPRVCEFCQAVFPPSITSRGDFLRHLNSHFNGET
- the TANK gene encoding TRAF family member-associated NF-kappa-B activator isoform X1, translating into MHTCQTRVAEEQAPYSTEKVLLHRLGGEEDPEMTAPCVKPTICEEKETFLLSSPPSCGAPRPCTPRIPVIYSILYSDATEQRGMDKNIGEQLNKAYEAFRQACMDRDSAVRELQQKVRRQEVSSPRKETSPRSLGIPLFHERAYIEKTFQDLKEEFHRICMLAKAQKDHLSKLNVPATATETQCSLPIQCTDKTDKQEALFKPQAKDDINRGAQCVTSVTPRGLGRDEEDTSFESLSKFNVKFPPTDNDSTFLHSTPERPNILGPVVTETSCHDKFNKEFRDNPGNFVKTEETLFQIQGIDPIASAIQNLKITDKTKPSNLVNTCIRTSLDRVLCLPPGNHNALYVNTLLLQDPSDVPFASFDSPGKAIRGPQQPIWKPFPNQDSDLSSVLGGRDSELPIPRVCEFCQAVFPPSITSRGDFLRHLNSHFNGET
- the TANK gene encoding TRAF family member-associated NF-kappa-B activator isoform X3, yielding MDKNIGEQLNKAYEAFRQACMDRDSAVRELQQKTENYEQRIREQQEQLSLQQTIIDKLKSQLLLVNSSQDNSFGYVPLLEDSEARKNNLILDQPHDNVKSGIPREKELKVRRQEVSSPRKETSPRSLGIPLFHERAYIEKTFQDLKEEFHRICMLAKAQKDHLSKLNVPATATETQCSLPIQCTDKTDKQEALFKPQAKDDINRGAQCVTSVTPRGLGRDEEDTSFESLSKFNVKFPPTDNDSTFLHSTPERPNILGPVVTETSCHDKFNKEFRDNPGNFVKTEETLFQIQGIDPIASAIQNLKITDKTKPSNLVNTCIRTSLDRVLCLPPGNHNALYVNTLLLQDPSDVPFASFDSPGKAIRGPQQPIWKPFPNQDSDLSSVLGGRDSELPIPRVCEFCQAVFPPSITSRGDFLRHLNSHFNGET